TGGTCTGGAAGAACTCATCGGGCCTGCCATTGCTGAACTGGCTGGCGATATCGCGGCCCTGCTGCTGGCTGCAACCGCTGGCAAACAGGGCAAATAGAGCCGCTGACAACAACGGCCAGCGCGTAAAAAAAGCATGTGAGGTTCGATCCATCGGCACCGGGTCTGGGTCTGTTGCCCACGCTCTGAATGAGCGGGGTCGTGACAGGGGTAGATCAGCAGAATCAAAAAAAGTGCGGCGAGCCGGGTCGGTTCAGAGGTTGCCTACGCGCCGGGTAGTGCATTCCTGCGAAATACTTGCCTGATCCTCCGACTTATCGACTGGCGGATAGATAGCCCTTGCGCCGTGGTCTAGAGTGCAACGATGGGCCACAAGTCCCACCATTCTTATAAGAGTTCAAAAGAGCTCAGCACCACCAACCGATGATCAGCAGGTGAACCCGCCATGGAATTACGTATCAACCAAAAGACCTACCAGGTCGATGCCGACGCCGACACGCCGCTGCTGTGGGTGATCCGCGACGACCTCGGCATGACCGGCACCAAGTACGGCTGCGGCCTGGCCCAGTGCGGCGCCTGTTCGGTACTGGTAGATGGCAATGTGGTGCGCTCCTGCGTTACCCCGGTGGCGGGCGTGGTCGGCCGCGAGGTCACGACCATCGAAGCGATTGAGGACGATGCGGTGGGCAA
The window above is part of the Pseudomonas sp. KBS0710 genome. Proteins encoded here:
- a CDS encoding (2Fe-2S)-binding protein, which codes for MELRINQKTYQVDADADTPLLWVIRDDLGMTGTKYGCGLAQCGACSVLVDGNVVRSCVTPVAGVVGREVTTIEAIEDDAVGKHVVAAWVEHQVAQCGYCQSGQVMAATALLKHTPAPTVAQIDAAMVNLCRCGTYNAIHTAMQDLAQQKERV